From the genome of Mycobacterium dioxanotrophicus, one region includes:
- a CDS encoding S-(hydroxymethyl)mycothiol dehydrogenase, whose amino-acid sequence MSHIVRGVIARSAKAPVELVDIVIPDPGPGEVVVTVQACGVCHTDLTYRDGGINDEFPFLLGHEAAGIVESIGEGVSHVAPGDFVILNWRAVCGECRACKRGRPHLCFDTHNAKQKMTLTDGTELTPALGIGAFANKTLVAEGQCTKVDPTADPAIAGLLGCGVMAGIGAAVNTGAVTLDDTVAVIGCGGIGDAAIAGAHLVGAKTIIAVDTDNTKLNWARGFGATHTINASELDPVETIRDLTDGVGADVVIDAVGRPETWKEAFYARALAGTLVLVGVPIPDMRLEMPLVDFFSRGGSLKSSWYGDCLPERDFPTLISLYLQGRLPLQKFVTERITLDAVEEAFHKMHAGEVLRSVVVL is encoded by the coding sequence ATGAGCCATATTGTTCGTGGCGTCATCGCCCGTAGCGCCAAAGCCCCCGTCGAGTTGGTCGACATCGTCATACCGGATCCCGGTCCTGGTGAGGTTGTGGTCACGGTCCAGGCCTGCGGGGTCTGCCACACCGATCTGACCTACCGCGACGGCGGCATCAACGACGAATTCCCTTTCCTGCTCGGGCATGAAGCCGCAGGCATCGTCGAGTCGATCGGTGAGGGTGTCAGCCACGTCGCCCCAGGCGACTTCGTGATCCTCAACTGGCGAGCGGTGTGCGGGGAGTGTCGCGCCTGCAAACGCGGCCGCCCGCATCTCTGTTTCGACACCCACAACGCGAAGCAGAAGATGACGCTGACCGACGGCACCGAACTCACCCCGGCCCTGGGCATCGGCGCCTTTGCCAACAAAACCTTGGTGGCCGAAGGTCAATGCACCAAAGTCGACCCCACCGCGGACCCCGCCATCGCCGGGCTGCTCGGCTGCGGCGTCATGGCGGGCATCGGCGCCGCCGTCAACACCGGGGCGGTCACGCTCGACGACACCGTCGCCGTCATCGGCTGCGGCGGCATAGGTGATGCCGCCATCGCCGGCGCCCACCTGGTCGGCGCGAAGACCATCATCGCCGTCGACACCGACAACACGAAGCTCAACTGGGCCCGCGGCTTTGGCGCCACCCACACCATCAACGCCAGTGAGCTCGATCCGGTCGAAACCATCCGGGACCTCACCGACGGCGTCGGCGCCGATGTCGTGATCGACGCGGTCGGACGCCCCGAAACCTGGAAAGAGGCCTTCTATGCCCGCGCCCTGGCCGGCACCCTCGTGCTGGTCGGTGTCCCGATCCCGGACATGAGGCTGGAGATGCCGCTCGTCGACTTCTTCTCCCGCGGTGGATCATTGAAGTCTTCGTGGTACGGCGACTGCTTACCCGAACGCGACTTCCCCACCCTCATATCCCTCTATCTACAGGGCCGCCTGCCCCTGCAGAAGTTCGTCACCGAACGCATCACGCTGGACGCCGTCGAAGAGGCCTTCCACAAGATGCACGCCGGCGAGGTGCTGCGATCGGTGGTCGTACTATGA
- a CDS encoding chemotaxis protein CheY: MRTFAIPLVVVDDRTELLVVARSAYRRNDWRTSYESFSRVEGVQALDTDDLAVFAAVAWRQGHGGEAVRINERVHTRLLRTDPVQAAMKAAELGLAWLARGHLALARNWAQRAEVLLRGVPEVGAHGYLMYLTGVMAADADESSQQGDAARALTGIAGRIDDVAVTTLARVLEGLNAAAAGEAAGAATLDDVLLPMLDERVPMEWAGDVYRRVLSLAQRQADRERLRSWTRSMQQWCETTQASPSAYRAICDVYRLSVEPGADTSELMRRGVDLRRLVAEVDAVAAGLADGLLARGMGRTG; the protein is encoded by the coding sequence ATGCGCACCTTCGCGATACCGTTGGTTGTGGTCGACGATCGAACCGAACTTCTCGTCGTCGCGCGGTCGGCGTACCGGCGAAACGACTGGCGCACCAGTTACGAATCCTTCAGTCGTGTCGAAGGTGTGCAGGCACTCGACACCGACGATCTCGCGGTCTTCGCCGCGGTGGCCTGGCGCCAGGGCCACGGCGGGGAAGCCGTGCGCATCAATGAACGTGTCCACACCCGCTTATTGCGCACGGATCCGGTTCAGGCTGCCATGAAGGCGGCCGAACTCGGCCTGGCCTGGCTGGCTCGCGGCCATCTCGCGTTGGCGCGAAATTGGGCGCAGCGGGCCGAGGTGCTGCTGCGCGGTGTTCCCGAGGTCGGCGCACACGGTTACCTGATGTATCTCACCGGGGTGATGGCCGCCGATGCCGATGAATCGTCCCAACAGGGCGACGCGGCGCGGGCACTGACGGGTATCGCCGGGCGCATCGACGACGTGGCCGTGACGACGCTGGCCCGGGTGCTCGAGGGGCTCAACGCCGCTGCGGCGGGCGAGGCCGCCGGTGCCGCGACGCTCGACGACGTCCTGTTGCCGATGCTCGACGAGCGGGTGCCGATGGAGTGGGCCGGTGATGTCTACCGGCGGGTGTTGAGCCTCGCGCAGCGTCAAGCCGACCGCGAGCGGCTGCGGTCCTGGACTCGGTCGATGCAACAGTGGTGCGAAACCACGCAGGCCTCGCCATCGGCCTACCGCGCGATCTGCGATGTGTACCGACTCTCGGTGGAGCCGGGCGCTGACACCTCGGAGTTGATGCGTCGAGGCGTCGACTTGCGTCGCCTGGTCGCCGAAGTGGACGCTGTCGCGGCCGGTTTGGCGGACGGATTGCTTGCGCGTGGCATGGGGCGGACGGGCTAG
- a CDS encoding serine hydrolase domain-containing protein, with amino-acid sequence MSVAEVLQVLDDWPVTAAAAAVVGPFGVHATHGDTAKPFALASVTKPLAARAAQIAIEEGVVELDTPAGPPGSTIRHLLAHSSGVAMLSTEVLAKPGARRIYSNAGFALLAQVIEKESGIEFGQYLAESVFEPLGMSASTLTGGAAAAGYGGTSTVSDLAKFARELLRPALVSPAMHTAATEVQFPGLAGVLPGFGVQRPNDWGLGFEIRDSKSPHWTGATNSPSTFGHFGQSGTFVWVDPDADVALVVLTDRNFGEWTYPLWPAISDGVLREIGSD; translated from the coding sequence ATGAGCGTTGCCGAGGTTCTGCAGGTCCTTGACGACTGGCCGGTGACGGCCGCGGCTGCCGCGGTGGTCGGGCCGTTCGGGGTGCATGCCACCCACGGCGATACGGCCAAGCCGTTCGCGCTGGCGTCGGTGACCAAACCGCTGGCGGCGCGCGCCGCGCAGATCGCGATCGAGGAAGGCGTCGTCGAACTCGACACACCGGCCGGGCCGCCGGGATCGACGATCCGGCATCTTCTCGCGCATTCCTCGGGTGTGGCCATGCTGTCGACCGAGGTCCTCGCCAAGCCCGGTGCCCGGCGCATCTACTCCAACGCCGGATTCGCGCTGCTGGCGCAGGTGATCGAGAAAGAGTCGGGGATCGAGTTCGGTCAGTACCTCGCCGAGTCGGTGTTCGAGCCACTCGGGATGTCGGCGTCGACGCTGACCGGCGGAGCCGCGGCCGCCGGATACGGGGGCACGTCGACAGTCTCCGACCTGGCGAAGTTCGCTCGTGAGCTGCTACGGCCGGCGCTGGTCTCCCCGGCGATGCACACGGCCGCGACCGAGGTGCAGTTTCCCGGCCTCGCCGGCGTGTTACCGGGATTCGGCGTGCAGCGGCCCAACGACTGGGGGCTTGGGTTCGAGATCCGCGACAGCAAATCGCCGCACTGGACCGGTGCGACCAACTCGCCGTCGACGTTCGGTCATTTCGGCCAGTCAGGGACGTTTGTGTGGGTGGATCCCGACGCCGATGTGGCGTTGGTGGTGCTCACCGACCGCAACTTCGGAGAGTGGACGTACCCGCTGTGGCCGGCCATATCTGATGGTGTCCTGAGAGAAATCGGGTCAGACTAG
- a CDS encoding DUF3145 domain-containing protein encodes MRASNQFADAATGVVYIHASPAAVCPHVEWALSSTLSARANLKWTPQPAMPGQLRAVTNWVGPVGTGAQLANALRSWSVLRFEVTEDPSAGVDGHRWCHTPQLGLWSGAMSANGDVMVGEQRLRTLMAGGADMLAAELDSVLGTAWDESLEPYRDGGETGEVSWLNRGVG; translated from the coding sequence ATGCGTGCGTCGAACCAGTTCGCCGACGCGGCGACGGGTGTGGTGTACATCCACGCCTCACCCGCGGCGGTCTGCCCGCATGTCGAGTGGGCGTTGTCGTCGACCCTGTCGGCGCGGGCGAACCTCAAGTGGACGCCCCAGCCGGCAATGCCGGGGCAGCTACGTGCCGTCACCAATTGGGTCGGCCCGGTCGGCACCGGAGCGCAGTTGGCCAATGCCCTGCGCTCGTGGTCTGTGCTGCGGTTCGAGGTGACCGAGGACCCCAGCGCCGGCGTCGACGGCCACCGGTGGTGCCACACCCCGCAGCTCGGTCTGTGGAGCGGAGCGATGAGCGCCAACGGCGACGTCATGGTCGGCGAACAGAGGCTGCGCACCCTCATGGCCGGTGGTGCTGACATGCTCGCCGCCGAACTGGACTCCGTGCTCGGCACGGCCTGGGACGAATCGCTGGAGCCCTACCGCGACGGCGGCGAGACCGGCGAGGTCAGCTGGCTCAACAGGGGAGTCGGCTGA
- a CDS encoding flavin-containing monooxygenase: MNRELRIVIVGAGMAGIATAYTFTQAGFTNLTILEKGSDVGGVWHWNRYPGLTCDVPSQIYQFSFAPKPDWGHLWASGTEIQQYHRDVVERFGLQRYLRFDTEVTEMRYDTADCTWSVTTGAGDTLTADVVVCATGVLHHPFVPDVAGMDSFQGPIVHTASWDPDVVTAGRRIAVIGTGSTGVQVVSALQPDAEAITHFARSPQWILWAPMGLRQPKVLARMMRRWPALHDAAYRRLLWASGILADIVTKPSWRRTLVQSYARWSLRFQIRDPRLRAELTPDYQPLCKRQVVSGSYYRAITRPNARLVTDRIDAFTATGIRTTSGEHHDIDVVVLATGFQAHNYMRPMRIVGRDAMTLDDAWVKGPRAYRMTAIPGFPNLFTVLGPNSPTGSIPLQYSAELTARYIVKWLRRLAAGEVTAVEVTESATDEFNAAVAEALGPTVWNTGCNSWYFTDNGTIDLWPFDRATLTDMLSEPDPAHYRTA, from the coding sequence ATGAACCGCGAGCTTCGGATCGTCATCGTGGGCGCGGGCATGGCCGGGATCGCCACGGCGTACACGTTCACCCAAGCAGGCTTCACCAATTTGACGATTCTGGAAAAAGGGTCCGACGTCGGCGGGGTCTGGCACTGGAACCGCTATCCCGGCCTCACCTGTGACGTCCCGTCGCAGATCTACCAGTTCTCGTTCGCCCCCAAGCCTGACTGGGGCCATCTCTGGGCCAGCGGCACGGAGATTCAGCAATACCACCGCGACGTCGTCGAGCGCTTCGGGCTGCAGCGATATCTCCGCTTCGACACCGAGGTCACCGAGATGCGCTATGACACAGCCGATTGCACCTGGTCGGTGACCACCGGCGCGGGTGACACACTGACCGCCGATGTCGTGGTCTGCGCGACCGGGGTACTGCATCATCCGTTCGTGCCCGATGTCGCGGGCATGGACAGCTTCCAAGGCCCGATCGTGCACACTGCCAGTTGGGACCCCGACGTTGTCACCGCGGGACGACGCATCGCGGTCATCGGCACGGGATCGACCGGCGTGCAGGTGGTTTCGGCCCTGCAGCCCGATGCCGAGGCGATCACCCATTTCGCCAGATCTCCGCAGTGGATCCTGTGGGCTCCGATGGGGCTGCGGCAGCCGAAGGTGCTCGCCCGGATGATGCGTCGCTGGCCGGCCCTACACGACGCCGCGTATCGAAGGTTGCTGTGGGCATCGGGCATTCTGGCTGACATCGTCACCAAGCCGTCCTGGCGCCGTACCCTCGTGCAGTCCTACGCGAGATGGAGTCTGCGGTTCCAAATCCGGGATCCGCGGTTGCGCGCCGAGCTCACTCCGGATTACCAACCGCTGTGCAAGCGGCAGGTGGTGTCGGGCAGTTACTACCGCGCCATCACCCGGCCCAACGCGAGACTGGTCACCGATCGCATCGACGCGTTCACCGCGACCGGTATCCGTACCACCTCCGGCGAACACCATGACATCGATGTCGTGGTCCTGGCCACCGGATTTCAAGCCCACAACTACATGCGGCCGATGCGGATCGTCGGCCGCGACGCAATGACGCTCGACGACGCCTGGGTCAAGGGCCCGCGGGCCTACCGGATGACCGCAATCCCGGGATTTCCCAACCTGTTCACCGTCCTCGGTCCGAACTCGCCGACCGGGTCCATCCCGCTGCAGTACTCGGCGGAGTTGACCGCGCGCTACATCGTGAAGTGGCTACGCCGACTCGCCGCCGGTGAGGTGACCGCAGTGGAGGTCACCGAGTCGGCCACCGACGAGTTCAATGCCGCAGTGGCAGAAGCGCTCGGGCCCACCGTGTGGAACACCGGCTGCAACTCGTGGTACTTCACCGACAACGGCACCATCGACCTGTGGCCGTTCGACCGTGCCACGCTCACCGACATGCTCTCCGAACCCGACCCCGCGCATTACCGGACGGCCTGA
- a CDS encoding patatin-like phospholipase family protein has product MSTALVIGCGGTIGGAWTVAALHALVEQTGWDPATASVLQGTSAGAELVTMLGGGASVDDLVAMHLGTSTDERLRRHIADTPASFPPIPLPGLLNPRLLRTQRGLAAATGVAPVGRGDASWLQRLAGGFTGTSGWVAHPGVRMVAFDYRRGERVAFGSPGAPRAGTGEALRASWAIPGWMPPVTIGDRHFVDGGAASTASVDLIGRDDADLVYVIAPMSSERGCRAPGFGGLAEDRLLRRPMSEGLDREVAAVRARGTQVVVIRPDDADLAGLGAHFMRRDRRRAAFDAALRTAPATVKRALAVSEEVR; this is encoded by the coding sequence ATGAGCACGGCACTGGTCATCGGTTGCGGCGGAACCATCGGTGGGGCATGGACCGTCGCGGCGCTGCACGCCCTCGTCGAGCAGACCGGCTGGGATCCCGCCACCGCCTCGGTGTTGCAGGGCACGTCGGCGGGCGCTGAACTCGTCACGATGCTCGGCGGCGGTGCATCGGTGGACGACCTCGTCGCGATGCACCTGGGCACCAGCACCGACGAGCGATTGCGCCGCCACATCGCCGACACCCCGGCCAGCTTTCCGCCGATTCCCTTGCCGGGGTTGCTCAATCCGCGACTGCTCCGCACCCAGCGCGGGCTCGCCGCGGCGACCGGCGTGGCCCCGGTCGGGCGCGGTGACGCGAGCTGGCTGCAACGCCTCGCCGGCGGCTTCACCGGCACCTCCGGCTGGGTGGCTCATCCGGGGGTCCGCATGGTCGCCTTCGACTACCGACGCGGCGAACGCGTCGCGTTCGGCTCCCCCGGCGCTCCCCGCGCAGGTACGGGTGAGGCGCTGCGCGCCTCCTGGGCCATCCCCGGCTGGATGCCGCCGGTCACCATCGGCGACCGGCACTTCGTCGACGGTGGTGCTGCGTCGACCGCATCGGTCGACCTGATCGGCCGCGACGACGCCGATCTCGTCTACGTCATCGCGCCGATGTCCTCCGAGCGCGGCTGCCGGGCACCGGGTTTCGGGGGCCTCGCAGAGGACCGCCTGTTGCGCAGACCGATGTCGGAAGGACTCGACCGCGAGGTCGCCGCGGTGCGGGCGCGCGGTACACAGGTGGTGGTCATCCGTCCCGATGATGCCGACCTGGCGGGGCTGGGCGCCCATTTCATGCGGCGCGACCGTCGACGCGCGGCCTTCGACGCGGCGCTGCGCACCGCGCCGGCCACGGTCAAACGGGCGCTGGCCGTCAGTGAGGAGGTCCGATGA
- a CDS encoding SDR family oxidoreductase, producing MAGSVVVITGGARGIGAKTAEVFSDAGATVWIGDVDADVAATTAAGMPRCHSAHLDVTDRSSWDRFIAEVLDAEGRIDILVNNAGVMPLGAFEAEPEATTDLILDVNVRGVLNGLRAVVPTMIDQGAGHIVNVASMAGMIPIPGMVTYNASKFAALGASLAARREYAGTGVTVSAVLPSAVRTELSSGVKLGGVLPTVDPDDVARAILRTLRTRAARTSVPAWVAPGWAFVDALVPEFLERAVRSRLDDRRALTAIDAGGRADYLQRLQRQSKAHAGHADSGAAR from the coding sequence GTGGCCGGCTCGGTCGTCGTCATCACCGGTGGTGCCCGCGGTATCGGCGCCAAGACCGCCGAAGTGTTCTCGGACGCCGGCGCCACGGTGTGGATCGGCGATGTGGATGCCGACGTCGCGGCTACAACGGCCGCAGGCATGCCACGCTGTCACAGTGCCCACCTCGATGTCACCGACCGCTCGTCGTGGGACCGGTTCATCGCCGAGGTGCTCGATGCCGAGGGCCGCATCGACATCCTGGTGAACAACGCGGGCGTGATGCCGCTGGGCGCGTTCGAAGCCGAACCCGAGGCCACCACCGACCTGATCCTCGACGTGAACGTTCGCGGCGTTCTCAACGGTCTGCGCGCGGTGGTGCCGACCATGATCGACCAGGGTGCCGGGCATATTGTCAACGTCGCATCGATGGCGGGCATGATCCCGATCCCCGGCATGGTGACCTACAACGCCAGCAAGTTCGCCGCACTCGGCGCATCGCTGGCCGCGCGTCGTGAGTACGCAGGCACCGGAGTCACGGTGTCGGCAGTGCTGCCGTCGGCCGTACGCACCGAGTTGTCCTCCGGGGTGAAGCTCGGCGGCGTGTTACCGACGGTGGATCCCGACGACGTCGCCCGCGCCATCCTGCGCACGCTCCGCACTCGGGCCGCACGTACGTCGGTGCCGGCCTGGGTCGCGCCCGGATGGGCGTTCGTCGACGCTCTGGTCCCCGAATTCCTCGAACGCGCAGTGCGTTCCAGGCTCGACGACCGCCGTGCCCTGACGGCGATCGACGCGGGCGGACGCGCGGATTATCTGCAGAGACTCCAGCGGCAGTCCAAAGCCCATGCCGGCCACGCCGATTCGGGGGCGGCTCGATGA
- a CDS encoding TetR/AcrR family transcriptional regulator, producing MPRLTRAQRQERTRAELLQAAKHRFLRHGYAATSLDDIADDAGFSKGAVYSNFGSKPNLCREVLELIHREKFDEMAQLATSDDELEARVAAVSAWLERTAGDVGWTMLELEFVVLSRNNPELGEMITALRNEAATMIVEVLQSMSAKLGFTEEQLAGSDVAASLADLGNLLLSAGIGLGIQRAVDPSVPTRPMTDAFGHLAKLLAVMGSSEDDAD from the coding sequence ATGCCGCGGCTGACCAGGGCGCAACGCCAGGAACGGACGCGGGCCGAGTTGTTGCAGGCCGCCAAGCATCGCTTCCTCCGGCACGGGTACGCCGCCACCAGCCTCGACGACATCGCCGACGACGCGGGCTTCTCGAAGGGCGCGGTGTACTCAAACTTCGGCAGCAAGCCCAACCTCTGCCGCGAGGTGCTTGAGCTCATCCACCGCGAGAAGTTCGACGAGATGGCCCAACTCGCGACCTCCGACGATGAACTCGAGGCTCGGGTGGCCGCCGTGAGCGCGTGGTTGGAGCGGACCGCCGGTGATGTCGGCTGGACCATGCTCGAACTCGAGTTCGTGGTGCTCTCACGCAACAATCCCGAACTGGGCGAGATGATCACGGCGCTGCGCAATGAAGCGGCGACCATGATCGTCGAAGTCCTGCAGTCGATGTCGGCCAAACTGGGGTTCACCGAGGAGCAACTGGCTGGCAGCGATGTGGCGGCCAGCCTCGCAGATCTCGGTAATCTTCTGCTCAGTGCCGGTATCGGGCTGGGGATTCAGCGCGCTGTCGATCCGTCCGTCCCGACGCGACCCATGACCGACGCGTTCGGTCATCTCGCCAAACTGCTGGCCGTGATGGGCTCGTCGGAGGACGACGCGGATTAG
- a CDS encoding diacylglycerol kinase, whose protein sequence is MSIGHVTVLTNPLSGHGNAPHAAERAVARFQRQGLDVCAIVGTDAEHARRLVRDALDTGTDALVVVGGDGVISLALQELAQGSVPLGIVPAGTGNDHAREFRLPTSDPEAAADVIVAGHTETIDLGRIVDGAGDVKWFGTVMAAGFDSLVSDRTNRMSWPHGRMRYNVAMVAELSKLRLLPFRLAFDDGPEVTTALTLAAFGNTRSYGGGMLICPGADHADGLLDITMAHSASRTKLIRLFPTVFKGTHVNLPEITTKRAATVHVDCPGINAYADGDFAAALPVTVSAVPQALRILVP, encoded by the coding sequence GTGAGTATCGGCCACGTCACGGTGCTGACCAACCCGCTGTCCGGGCACGGCAACGCACCGCATGCCGCTGAACGCGCCGTCGCCCGGTTTCAGCGGCAAGGCCTCGACGTGTGCGCCATCGTGGGCACCGACGCCGAGCATGCCCGCCGCCTGGTCCGCGACGCCCTCGACACGGGCACCGACGCACTCGTGGTGGTCGGCGGGGACGGCGTGATCTCGCTGGCCCTGCAGGAATTGGCCCAGGGCAGCGTGCCGCTCGGCATCGTCCCGGCCGGCACCGGGAACGATCACGCCCGCGAATTCCGCCTGCCCACAAGCGATCCCGAGGCCGCAGCCGATGTGATCGTCGCCGGCCACACCGAGACCATCGACCTGGGACGCATCGTCGATGGCGCCGGCGACGTGAAGTGGTTCGGCACCGTGATGGCTGCCGGGTTCGACTCGTTGGTCAGCGATCGCACCAACCGGATGAGCTGGCCGCACGGCCGGATGCGGTACAACGTGGCCATGGTCGCCGAGTTGTCGAAACTGCGGCTGCTGCCGTTCCGGTTGGCCTTCGACGACGGGCCCGAGGTCACCACCGCCCTGACCCTGGCGGCCTTCGGCAATACGCGTAGCTACGGCGGCGGCATGCTGATCTGCCCGGGCGCCGACCACGCCGACGGCCTGCTCGACATCACCATGGCCCATTCGGCGTCGCGCACCAAGCTGATTCGCTTGTTCCCGACGGTGTTCAAGGGCACGCACGTCAACCTGCCCGAGATCACCACCAAGCGGGCCGCAACGGTGCACGTCGACTGCCCCGGCATCAACGCCTACGCCGACGGCGATTTCGCCGCGGCCCTCCCGGTCACGGTGTCCGCGGTACCGCAGGCACTGCGCATCCTCGTGCCCTAA
- a CDS encoding FAD-binding oxidoreductase, whose translation MKWNAWGDPQAAKPLSDGIRALLHQALGISETQFPDVTAEQVRLRPSALDETHRAELAAIVGAPYCATDDTSRLLHAGGKSTVDLLRRKDSEAQDAPDAVLLPGSEDEIAELLTYCSAQRIAVVPFGGGTSVVGGLDPIRGELTAVITLDLRRLNRLISLDDVSGEADLEAGVTGPDAERLLGAQGFSLGHFPQSFQFASVGGFAATRSSGQDSAGYGRFDDMVRGVRVVTPAGVLDLGRAPASAAGPDLRQLIVGSEGVFGIITRVRVRVHPVPESTRYEAWSFPDFATGAAALRAVTQTGTGPTVIRLSDEVETGVNLATTESIGEQSITGGCLAITVFEGTAAHTESRHAETRAVLEQHGGTSLGEAPARAWEHGRFGAPYLRDSLLSAGALCETLETATNWSNVAALKAAVTEALTTALAPALVMCHISHVYPTGASLYFTVVAAQHGNPIEQWGAAKAAASDAMVRTGGTITHHHAVGADHRPWMGAEIGDLGVEVLRAVKRTLDPAGILNPGKLIP comes from the coding sequence ATGAAATGGAATGCCTGGGGCGACCCCCAGGCGGCCAAACCGCTGTCCGACGGGATCCGAGCCCTACTGCACCAGGCCCTCGGCATCAGCGAAACCCAGTTTCCCGACGTCACCGCCGAGCAGGTTCGGCTGCGGCCGTCGGCGCTTGACGAGACGCACCGCGCCGAGTTGGCCGCGATCGTCGGCGCGCCGTACTGCGCCACCGACGACACGTCCCGGCTGCTGCATGCCGGCGGAAAATCGACCGTGGATCTGTTGCGCCGCAAGGATTCTGAAGCACAGGATGCTCCCGACGCGGTGCTGTTGCCCGGTTCCGAGGACGAGATAGCCGAGCTTCTCACCTACTGTTCAGCCCAGCGCATCGCGGTCGTCCCGTTCGGCGGCGGCACCAGCGTGGTCGGCGGGCTGGATCCGATCCGCGGTGAGCTCACCGCCGTCATCACGCTCGATCTGCGCCGCCTGAACCGGTTGATCAGCCTCGACGACGTATCCGGCGAGGCCGACTTGGAGGCCGGCGTCACCGGGCCGGATGCGGAGAGACTACTTGGCGCACAGGGATTCTCACTCGGGCACTTCCCGCAGAGTTTCCAGTTCGCCAGCGTCGGCGGGTTCGCCGCCACCCGTTCCTCGGGACAGGACTCGGCGGGCTACGGCCGGTTCGACGACATGGTCCGCGGGGTGCGGGTGGTGACGCCGGCCGGAGTTCTCGATCTCGGCCGCGCCCCCGCGTCGGCGGCCGGACCGGATCTGCGCCAACTGATCGTCGGCTCGGAGGGCGTGTTCGGGATCATCACCCGGGTGCGGGTGCGGGTCCACCCCGTTCCCGAGTCGACCCGCTACGAGGCGTGGTCGTTTCCCGATTTCGCCACCGGCGCCGCCGCGCTGCGCGCCGTCACCCAGACCGGAACCGGTCCGACCGTGATCCGGTTGTCCGACGAGGTGGAGACGGGCGTCAACCTGGCCACCACGGAAAGCATCGGCGAGCAGAGCATCACCGGCGGCTGCCTGGCCATCACGGTGTTCGAAGGCACCGCGGCCCACACCGAGAGCCGTCATGCCGAAACGCGCGCCGTGCTGGAACAACACGGCGGGACGTCACTGGGCGAAGCCCCGGCCCGAGCCTGGGAGCACGGCCGGTTCGGCGCGCCATACCTGCGGGATTCCCTGCTGTCCGCCGGTGCGCTGTGCGAGACGCTCGAAACCGCGACCAACTGGTCGAACGTCGCGGCATTGAAAGCCGCTGTCACCGAAGCCTTGACGACCGCGCTGGCGCCGGCGCTGGTGATGTGCCACATATCGCACGTCTACCCCACCGGAGCCTCGCTGTACTTCACCGTCGTCGCCGCCCAGCACGGCAATCCGATCGAACAGTGGGGGGCCGCCAAGGCCGCGGCCAGTGATGCCATGGTGCGCACCGGCGGCACCATCACCCACCATCACGCGGTCGGCGCCGATCACCGGCCGTGGATGGGAGCCGAGATCGGCGATCTCGGCGTCGAGGTACTGCGCGCCGTCAAGCGCACGCTGGATCCAGCCGGAATTCTCAATCCGGGCAAGCTGATTCCGTGA
- a CDS encoding TetR/AcrR family transcriptional regulator, with the protein MVSISNDGAAESLGDRILDAAASCVLAYGIDRVTLAEIARRAGVSRPTVYRRFPDTRSILAALLTARIVHVLDDVESTGSGREPLVARIVRVAQRLRHDEVIMAVLHTAPELAMVYIAERLGTSQQILIDAVAGELKLAQEDGSVRGGDPRQLATMCLLITQSAIQSAQMVEPILDADALARELTLALNGYLAP; encoded by the coding sequence ATGGTGTCAATCAGTAACGACGGAGCGGCTGAGTCTCTGGGGGACCGGATCCTCGATGCGGCCGCCAGCTGCGTACTGGCCTACGGCATCGACCGGGTCACCTTGGCCGAGATCGCGCGCCGCGCCGGCGTCAGCCGACCTACCGTCTACCGCCGCTTCCCGGACACCCGCTCGATCTTGGCGGCGCTGCTCACCGCGCGGATCGTGCACGTGCTCGACGACGTCGAGAGCACGGGATCCGGGCGTGAACCCTTGGTGGCCCGGATCGTTCGGGTCGCGCAACGGCTGCGGCACGACGAGGTGATCATGGCGGTGCTGCACACCGCGCCGGAGCTGGCCATGGTGTACATCGCAGAGCGACTGGGCACCAGCCAACAGATCCTGATCGACGCGGTGGCCGGCGAGCTCAAGCTCGCGCAGGAAGACGGCAGCGTACGCGGAGGCGACCCGCGTCAACTTGCCACCATGTGCCTGCTGATCACGCAGTCGGCGATCCAGTCGGCGCAGATGGTGGAGCCGATCCTGGATGCCGACGCGCTCGCCCGTGAACTGACCCTCGCACTGAACGGATACCTCGCGCCATGA